In one Zobellia galactanivorans genomic region, the following are encoded:
- a CDS encoding ArsR/SmtB family transcription factor: MDEHINIFKALSDATRLKIVWLLTNIDEKICVSEIVEVLDEYQYNVSRHLKILKKANLVEEVKEGKWVFYYLTPIKSEFRQLIQEAIKTIPESQMNNEIHKCKILLAERPK; the protein is encoded by the coding sequence ATGGACGAGCATATTAATATATTCAAAGCCTTATCGGATGCGACGCGATTAAAGATTGTTTGGCTGCTGACGAACATCGATGAAAAGATTTGCGTTTCGGAAATTGTAGAGGTATTGGACGAATATCAATATAATGTATCGCGCCATCTGAAAATATTAAAAAAAGCCAATTTGGTAGAAGAGGTTAAAGAAGGAAAGTGGGTGTTTTACTATTTGACACCGATCAAGAGCGAATTCAGGCAATTGATTCAAGAAGCCATAAAAACGATTCCCGAATCGCAGATGAATAACGAAATACACAAATGCAAAATATTACTGGCAGAACGCCCTAAATAA
- a CDS encoding restriction endonuclease subunit S, with amino-acid sequence MPKNWKTYKFEELYNIASGLSKSRDQFGFGHPFVTFKDVFYNWFLPEELGDLANTNEKEQKKGGIKKGDIILTRTSETLHELGMSSVALKDYPNSTFNGFCKRLRQKDESSIKIEPVFMAYFLRSHYFRNEVSKYATMTTRASLNIAAINSLSITLPPFNEQQKIASILKPLDDKIENNLAMNKTLEEMAMALYKHWFVDFGPFKDGKFIDSELGKIPEGWEVKGLLEIVGLLTGGTPKTKIEEYWNGNIKWVSAKDLGNNGSIYTTETERTITPKGIEKSAAKILPEDSTIIVARGSVGKMGMLAHPMAINQSCFGLYPKDNYSPGIIYLLICKLVDRFQRISYGSVFDTITTSAFSTTQVISPPKQLIEELGLSIDPMFKTIKENTLENKTLAKLRDTLLPKLISGEVRLKEFEEKLTAPL; translated from the coding sequence ATGCCCAAAAACTGGAAAACATATAAGTTTGAAGAACTTTACAATATAGCGTCTGGCTTATCAAAAAGTAGAGATCAGTTCGGATTTGGCCATCCCTTCGTAACATTCAAAGATGTATTTTATAATTGGTTTCTCCCTGAAGAACTTGGAGATTTGGCTAATACAAATGAAAAAGAACAAAAAAAAGGTGGAATAAAAAAAGGAGATATTATTCTAACACGAACAAGTGAAACGCTACATGAACTCGGTATGAGTTCAGTGGCTTTAAAAGACTATCCTAATTCAACGTTCAATGGTTTTTGTAAGCGCCTTAGACAAAAAGATGAATCGAGTATAAAAATAGAACCTGTTTTTATGGCTTATTTTCTTAGGAGCCATTATTTCCGAAATGAAGTTTCTAAATATGCTACAATGACCACTCGGGCAAGTTTAAACATTGCCGCTATCAACTCGCTTTCAATTACCCTGCCACCATTTAATGAACAACAGAAAATAGCTTCTATTTTAAAACCCCTAGACGACAAAATAGAGAACAACCTGGCCATGAACAAAACCCTCGAAGAAATGGCCATGGCATTGTACAAACATTGGTTTGTAGATTTTGGACCCTTCAAAGACGGCAAGTTTATCGACTCTGAATTGGGCAAAATTCCTGAGGGGTGGGAGGTGAAAGGTTTGCTAGAAATTGTAGGTTTACTTACAGGTGGAACACCAAAAACTAAAATTGAGGAATATTGGAATGGTAATATAAAATGGGTTTCAGCAAAGGATTTAGGAAATAATGGTAGTATTTATACAACTGAAACTGAGAGAACAATAACTCCAAAGGGTATTGAAAAAAGTGCAGCTAAAATCCTTCCTGAAGATTCAACTATAATTGTCGCAAGAGGTTCTGTCGGTAAAATGGGAATGCTTGCTCATCCTATGGCAATAAACCAGTCCTGTTTTGGTTTATATCCAAAAGACAATTACTCTCCAGGCATAATATATTTGTTAATTTGCAAGCTCGTAGATAGATTCCAACGTATTTCATATGGTTCTGTTTTCGATACAATTACTACTTCTGCATTTAGCACAACACAAGTGATTTCTCCTCCAAAACAATTGATTGAAGAACTTGGGTTATCAATAGACCCGATGTTTAAAACAATTAAGGAGAACACATTAGAAAATAAAACCTTAGCAAAACTCCGCGACACCCTCCTCCCCAAACTGATTTCAGGCGAAGTACGCCTAAAGGAATTTGAAGAAAAACTAACCGCACCCCTATGA
- a CDS encoding LLM class flavin-dependent oxidoreductase, translating into MKHIPYSILELATVGAGKTPKQVFDNSLELAQKAESFGYKRFWLAEHHNMLSIASSATAVLMGHIAGGTKSIRVGSGGIMLPNHSSLLIAEQFGTLASLYPGRIDLGLGRAPGTDQLTANAIRPDRMQAVYRFPEEMHNIQRYFSKENQQAKVRVPIAEGLDVPIYILGSSTDSAHLAAKEGLPYVFASHFAPGQLLEALDIYYNNFQPSQYLKEPYTMAGINVVAAETDEEADTISTSMLRLILGVMTGKIDYMQPPIKMTPELKQVSIDPAFQRMLKYAFVGSKDSVRQKTKAFIKQTGVNEIIAVSHIYHQEDRINSFRLFSEAMNEI; encoded by the coding sequence ATGAAACATATACCTTATTCGATATTGGAACTGGCCACCGTGGGCGCAGGAAAGACCCCGAAACAGGTCTTTGATAATAGTCTTGAACTGGCCCAAAAGGCCGAGAGCTTCGGTTACAAGCGTTTTTGGCTGGCCGAACACCACAATATGCTCAGTATTGCCAGTTCGGCTACTGCGGTACTTATGGGGCATATTGCCGGGGGAACGAAAAGTATACGTGTGGGCTCGGGCGGTATTATGCTGCCCAATCACTCCTCACTGCTTATAGCGGAACAGTTCGGCACCTTGGCGTCCTTATACCCAGGGCGCATAGACCTAGGCTTGGGAAGGGCCCCGGGCACCGACCAGCTGACGGCCAACGCCATCCGCCCCGACCGGATGCAGGCCGTCTACCGTTTTCCCGAGGAAATGCATAACATTCAACGGTATTTTTCAAAGGAGAACCAACAGGCAAAAGTTAGGGTGCCCATTGCCGAAGGGCTAGATGTACCTATTTATATATTGGGCTCGAGTACCGATAGTGCCCACCTAGCGGCCAAAGAAGGACTTCCCTATGTGTTTGCGAGCCATTTTGCCCCAGGACAGCTTTTAGAGGCCTTGGACATTTACTACAACAATTTTCAGCCTTCGCAATACCTAAAGGAGCCATATACCATGGCCGGTATCAATGTGGTCGCCGCCGAAACCGACGAAGAGGCTGATACCATATCGACTTCCATGTTGCGATTGATACTAGGGGTGATGACAGGGAAAATCGATTATATGCAGCCCCCGATCAAAATGACGCCCGAATTGAAACAGGTCTCCATAGATCCGGCATTTCAGCGTATGTTAAAGTATGCCTTTGTAGGAAGCAAGGATAGCGTTAGACAAAAAACCAAGGCCTTTATCAAACAGACCGGGGTCAATGAGATCATTGCGGTTTCGCATATTTACCATCAGGAAGATAGAATAAACTCGTTCCGATTGTTTTCCGAGGCAATGAATGAGATCTAA
- a CDS encoding ATP-binding protein yields MAVFEDSQIDYKSLKKVTGNTADFSSLAETCVAFANAQGGELVIGIEDKEAAPDKNQKISTDVMNKTVARLRDLTDAVGFVNPEIVTHKNGGQYFKFSIFPTTRTIATTSNGKVFVRVTDNSVPIAGEELTNLAAEKNAFQWELVSVGKITLDQADINEVTYFVEQIQESKLVSDFIKQKTTEEILEHYQLINQDGYLTNLGTIWLGKASQRARLSYPITVQYIVYNDLEEKIRKKDWHFHLHNPKKLLLEIEKEAVELNYSTEISSGLFRKQLRNYPTEVIRELLINAIAHKRYTLSGDIFIEVYPDRMVISNPGGLPLGITANNILHERQRRNPHLILTLQDLGLMEGEGSGYDLIYEKLAREIKPLPIIESNFNKTTVTIYSGVVNKEALEILDYVAQHFKLSQKEFTVLGIIASEKKILSTQLSQKLQLNTEDRLSSWIGSLLEKNILMSRGIKKGTEYLLNPALFAQSKLNITPSLKTIDKEQLKHLIMEYLKYNGERSKQEIHQHIQDVEIDDVQKCLYSLVELKKLTTTGARRNRKYLLHKKNK; encoded by the coding sequence ATGGCAGTATTTGAAGATAGCCAAATAGACTATAAAAGTTTAAAGAAGGTCACAGGGAACACTGCTGACTTTTCGAGCCTTGCCGAGACCTGCGTGGCTTTTGCCAATGCCCAAGGAGGAGAGCTTGTTATAGGAATTGAGGACAAGGAAGCTGCCCCGGACAAAAATCAAAAAATATCAACAGACGTAATGAATAAAACGGTAGCTAGGTTAAGAGATCTGACCGATGCCGTTGGTTTTGTTAACCCAGAAATAGTTACCCATAAAAATGGTGGACAGTATTTTAAATTTTCAATTTTTCCAACAACTAGGACAATAGCTACTACATCGAATGGAAAGGTCTTTGTCAGGGTAACAGATAATAGTGTGCCAATTGCTGGTGAGGAACTGACCAATTTAGCGGCTGAAAAGAACGCCTTTCAATGGGAATTGGTTTCCGTTGGGAAAATCACACTAGATCAAGCCGATATTAACGAAGTAACATATTTTGTTGAACAGATTCAAGAATCAAAATTGGTATCTGATTTTATCAAACAGAAGACCACTGAAGAAATATTGGAGCATTATCAATTGATAAATCAAGATGGGTATCTTACCAATCTAGGGACAATTTGGTTGGGTAAAGCATCCCAAAGGGCCCGTTTAAGCTATCCGATAACCGTTCAATACATAGTTTATAATGATTTAGAGGAGAAAATAAGAAAAAAGGATTGGCATTTTCATTTACATAATCCGAAGAAATTATTGTTGGAAATTGAAAAGGAAGCTGTGGAACTAAATTATTCTACAGAAATATCAAGCGGCCTTTTTAGAAAGCAGTTACGAAATTACCCCACAGAGGTTATTAGGGAATTGCTTATCAACGCTATTGCACATAAAAGATATACGCTTTCAGGTGATATTTTTATTGAAGTTTACCCGGATAGAATGGTAATATCTAACCCAGGAGGACTCCCATTGGGTATAACGGCAAATAATATTCTACATGAGCGACAAAGGCGAAACCCACATTTAATTCTCACCCTTCAAGATTTAGGGCTAATGGAAGGCGAAGGATCTGGTTACGATTTAATTTATGAAAAACTAGCTAGGGAGATAAAGCCCTTGCCAATTATTGAGAGTAATTTTAATAAAACTACGGTTACAATCTACTCTGGGGTGGTGAATAAAGAGGCCTTGGAAATTTTAGATTATGTAGCACAGCATTTTAAATTGTCTCAAAAAGAATTTACAGTTTTAGGTATTATAGCGTCTGAAAAGAAAATATTATCGACTCAATTATCCCAGAAATTACAATTGAATACCGAAGATAGGCTGAGTAGTTGGATAGGAAGTCTTCTCGAAAAAAACATATTGATGTCTAGAGGCATTAAAAAAGGAACCGAGTACTTATTGAATCCTGCTTTGTTCGCGCAATCTAAGCTAAATATCACACCTTCTCTAAAAACGATTGATAAAGAGCAATTGAAACATCTGATTATGGAATATTTAAAATATAATGGCGAACGTTCCAAACAAGAAATACATCAACATATTCAAGATGTGGAAATTGATGATGTCCAGAAATGTCTTTATAGCTTAGTAGAATTGAAAAAATTGACTACCACGGGGGCTCGAAGAAATAGAAAATATCTCTTGCATAAAAAAAATAAATAA
- a CDS encoding permease: protein MNEKLKLALDEFIHVGVVLVLIIALVSIVTGLIRAFIPQQKLQKRLSKTGKYSGLMGALLGIPTPFCSASMVPVSMGMIEMGAPFAMVFSFLLSAPLANFVVVGFIFGVFGWKVALVYFLIVFLGSIFFGSIAGKTSLKNCVKRIDLNSKAATNTCTAQPATDCATVSSGPTASCGAVQSPCSDTPPPSTGACGASPESNPKLKEAFTFGWALFKRIFPYVLLGAVISAVSAVFVPDAWVEKYLGNNSPLAIPIAAGIGVPLYLRIEMAIPILKALIVKGMSMGAAMALIIGGTGASLPEIAIISSMLKPKAIIAFVGSVMTMAIVGGFIFYFFF from the coding sequence ATGAACGAAAAATTAAAATTAGCATTAGACGAGTTTATACATGTAGGGGTAGTATTGGTACTTATCATTGCCCTAGTATCGATAGTTACCGGTTTAATCAGGGCTTTTATACCCCAGCAAAAACTTCAAAAACGCTTATCAAAAACAGGAAAGTACAGTGGATTAATGGGAGCCCTACTCGGCATCCCTACTCCTTTCTGCAGTGCGTCTATGGTGCCCGTTTCTATGGGAATGATAGAAATGGGAGCCCCTTTCGCCATGGTGTTTTCCTTTTTGCTTTCTGCCCCATTGGCCAATTTTGTTGTGGTTGGCTTTATTTTTGGTGTTTTCGGATGGAAAGTGGCCTTGGTCTACTTCTTGATCGTTTTTTTGGGTTCCATATTTTTTGGTAGCATTGCCGGAAAGACCTCTCTTAAAAACTGCGTAAAACGCATCGATCTAAATTCAAAAGCTGCCACAAATACTTGTACGGCCCAACCCGCTACGGATTGTGCCACCGTCTCAAGTGGTCCAACAGCCTCTTGCGGAGCCGTTCAAAGTCCGTGTTCAGATACCCCGCCACCTTCTACCGGGGCCTGTGGGGCAAGCCCTGAATCGAATCCAAAACTTAAAGAAGCCTTTACTTTTGGCTGGGCATTGTTCAAGCGAATTTTCCCCTACGTTTTACTTGGTGCGGTAATCAGTGCGGTTTCAGCCGTATTCGTACCTGATGCATGGGTAGAAAAATATCTCGGAAACAATAGTCCACTTGCCATACCCATAGCGGCGGGCATAGGTGTTCCCCTGTATTTACGAATAGAAATGGCGATTCCCATACTAAAGGCACTTATCGTCAAGGGGATGAGTATGGGTGCGGCCATGGCCTTGATCATTGGGGGAACGGGAGCAAGCTTGCCAGAGATTGCCATTATCTCTTCCATGCTAAAGCCCAAGGCTATAATCGCATTTGTGGGTTCTGTAATGACCATGGCCATAGTCGGTGGTTTTATCTTTTACTTTTTCTTCTAA
- a CDS encoding LacI family DNA-binding transcriptional regulator: MDKKQTTLKDIAAELKVSVSTVSRALQGNPRISIKTRERVLELAQQYGYFQTKYITPFSAKKINAVGVIVPSVKYHLYAMAISGIEEVLERHHMQIIICQSNESYEREKILVKELTDIGVAGLIVSLASETKQYEHFATTKKKKIPLVFFNRLCEEVVSDKVIIDNFKAAYDATQHLIAVGCTRIAYIGGPEKLQISETRLSGYRAALQDAQMAIDEKLIENTDFTRDGNLSTARKLLYSPDHPDGILTFSDQVAIGAMMAAKERGLRMPEELAIIGFNNEPVDQLLEPTLTSIDQPSYEMGKESAQLIVDRIADFDRAVTRKVLKSQLVIRNSTNRNRS; the protein is encoded by the coding sequence TTGGATAAAAAACAAACGACTTTAAAAGATATTGCAGCCGAGCTGAAAGTTTCGGTTTCTACCGTTTCAAGGGCGCTGCAAGGTAACCCCCGTATTAGCATAAAAACAAGGGAAAGGGTATTGGAGCTGGCCCAACAATACGGCTACTTTCAAACCAAGTACATCACCCCTTTTTCCGCAAAGAAAATCAATGCCGTAGGCGTAATCGTACCGAGTGTCAAGTACCACCTTTACGCCATGGCCATTTCGGGCATTGAAGAGGTTCTGGAGCGGCACCATATGCAGATTATCATTTGTCAATCGAACGAATCGTACGAGAGGGAAAAGATCTTGGTCAAAGAACTGACCGATATCGGAGTTGCCGGCCTTATTGTAAGCTTGGCCAGTGAGACCAAGCAATACGAGCATTTTGCTACCACCAAAAAGAAAAAGATTCCCTTGGTATTCTTCAACCGCCTTTGCGAAGAGGTGGTGTCGGATAAGGTGATCATCGACAATTTTAAGGCGGCCTATGATGCTACACAACACCTCATTGCCGTAGGCTGTACACGCATAGCATATATTGGCGGACCTGAAAAACTACAGATTAGCGAAACCCGGCTTTCGGGCTATAGGGCGGCCTTGCAAGATGCCCAAATGGCAATAGACGAAAAGCTTATTGAAAACACCGATTTTACACGTGATGGCAACCTGAGTACGGCGCGAAAGCTCTTGTATTCCCCTGACCACCCTGACGGTATCCTTACCTTTAGCGATCAAGTGGCCATTGGTGCCATGATGGCCGCCAAGGAAAGGGGCTTGCGCATGCCCGAGGAACTGGCCATAATCGGGTTTAACAATGAACCGGTAGACCAATTGCTCGAGCCTACCCTTACCAGTATCGACCAACCGAGTTACGAAATGGGCAAAGAATCGGCCCAACTCATTGTAGATCGTATTGCCGATTTTGACAGGGCCGTAACGCGCAAGGTCTTGAAATCGCAATTGGTGATACGGAACTCCACCAATAGAAACCGGTCGTAA
- a CDS encoding suppressor of fused domain protein, with protein sequence MLKRLFKKKTPVEQYLAHLDRIFQTEPEFFKGDAHTDGTPGVTNIVYRDVPEKGMITAITYGLSLGNHPDWKLGRPELIITVDSNDTSWTQVAGYVADTLRGNCPFFYGNTINFREKISDESEMDAFLVFAPSILERKDFANIEIGLDYKINIAGLYPIYASEMDVIAKNGVQKFWKHPNFDLYNVNRKRITE encoded by the coding sequence ATGTTGAAAAGATTATTTAAGAAGAAAACACCTGTTGAACAATACTTGGCCCATTTAGACAGAATTTTTCAAACCGAACCTGAGTTTTTTAAAGGGGATGCCCATACGGATGGGACTCCGGGAGTTACGAATATTGTGTATAGGGATGTTCCTGAAAAAGGAATGATCACGGCAATTACATACGGACTTTCACTAGGGAACCACCCCGACTGGAAACTTGGGCGACCCGAATTGATCATTACGGTCGATTCAAATGATACTTCTTGGACCCAAGTGGCGGGATATGTCGCCGATACCTTGAGAGGAAATTGCCCCTTCTTTTATGGTAACACCATAAACTTTAGGGAAAAAATATCGGACGAATCTGAAATGGATGCCTTTTTGGTTTTTGCACCTTCCATCTTAGAGAGAAAAGACTTTGCCAATATCGAGATCGGCCTAGACTACAAGATCAATATTGCCGGACTTTACCCGATTTATGCCTCTGAAATGGATGTCATTGCTAAAAACGGCGTTCAAAAATTCTGGAAGCATCCGAACTTTGACCTATATAACGTGAATCGAAAAAGAATAACCGAATAG
- a CDS encoding type I restriction endonuclease subunit R, translating into MSLNEHTAQNAAIAWLKELGYTHIPGNALDRDLKKVVLETELKNFLKTTYPEVPETARSEAFAQFTQHEGMEVAYRNRDFHRKLTQGLDISWKDAQGNEKAKHLYPIDYDHPENNNFIVADEVSIVGKNSRRTDLLIFINGLPLIVFEFKNPFDSTVGVENAHRQLHNYVLDIPQLFDYNAICVASDGLEALHGMYSSALEWFAPWKSLDGDDTEQKAELQLEVLLHGLFPKETLLDYLQHFIFHEDHNGKIIKKGAKYHQYWGISRALESSLKNIKPHGDGRLGVIWHTQGSGKSIGMAILTGILRQRPELKNPTIVIQVDRSDLDEQLYDNFVLAKDLVGDVQHAKSTDHLRRLLSSDGGGVIFTTIEKFRLKELADGKEVQHPILSERFNLIVMADEAHRTQYGFESGGFAQNIRRALPNASFIGFTGTPVDSKDADTEQVFGPTIHTYDIKQAVEDGATVPIYYEPKMVPLNIKAQYTQELEEVEEQAEDTTVGVWAAVEDAAGAEDRVKTVAKDILEHFNARTATLDGKAMIVCMSRRNCVKMYDALTALEGCPEIAVIMTSNPGKDPVSWNPHMRTKDAMEAVKARFKNPEDPLKMVIVRDMWLTGFDAPCAHTMYVDKIMKGHNLMQAIARVNRVFEGKPNGLVVDFIGISGFLAEATKKYTGSGGAGKPTLDLDAAVELCLEQLSIVKSLVGGFELDTINGMPATEKMKWTTDVVNRLLKDDATTEGYLKEERKLSELMAMTSSDERIWAIQEEVAILQKFREQIRKIKYPPGAQRTKNDRIKDLISRSLESQAIVDLAAMYNLDKIDISIIDDSFQAIVKDKGAENIKIELLRRIINDELKVRMSKNIKKGRKLKEELEKVLGKYHKNSLDSIAAIKHLLDIANDMKEDDKRTKELGLTEDELAFYDLLSANSAILNEAGPVQDLVHNVVASVKKNLQLDWTKKEDAKAAIRLAVKKELRGKVPFSELDKLLKEVIEQAEGQYAEWPLLG; encoded by the coding sequence ATGAGCCTAAACGAACATACCGCCCAAAATGCGGCCATTGCTTGGCTAAAAGAATTAGGTTATACCCATATACCGGGCAATGCCTTGGACCGCGACCTTAAAAAGGTAGTATTGGAAACGGAGCTCAAGAACTTTCTTAAAACTACCTACCCAGAGGTACCCGAAACGGCACGCAGTGAGGCCTTTGCCCAATTCACCCAACACGAGGGTATGGAGGTCGCATACCGTAACCGCGATTTTCACCGTAAACTCACCCAAGGTTTGGACATCTCCTGGAAAGATGCCCAAGGCAACGAAAAGGCAAAGCACCTGTACCCCATAGATTACGACCACCCCGAAAACAACAATTTTATCGTAGCCGACGAAGTCAGTATCGTTGGCAAAAACAGCCGCCGTACCGACCTTCTTATTTTTATCAATGGGTTGCCGCTCATTGTCTTTGAGTTTAAGAACCCTTTTGATTCTACTGTTGGGGTTGAGAATGCGCATAGGCAACTACATAACTATGTGTTAGATATTCCACAGCTGTTCGATTACAATGCCATTTGTGTGGCATCAGATGGTTTGGAGGCATTACACGGCATGTATTCCTCCGCCTTGGAATGGTTCGCCCCATGGAAAAGTCTGGATGGGGACGATACCGAGCAGAAAGCAGAGCTACAATTAGAGGTGCTTTTGCATGGCCTATTCCCTAAAGAAACGCTATTGGATTACCTACAGCATTTCATTTTTCACGAAGACCATAATGGCAAAATCATAAAAAAGGGAGCCAAGTACCACCAATATTGGGGCATAAGCCGTGCCTTAGAAAGTAGTTTAAAAAACATAAAACCCCATGGCGACGGTCGTTTGGGGGTCATTTGGCATACCCAAGGCTCCGGTAAGAGTATTGGTATGGCCATCTTAACGGGCATCTTACGCCAACGCCCGGAACTGAAGAACCCGACCATTGTAATACAGGTAGACCGTAGCGATCTGGACGAACAATTATATGACAATTTTGTACTCGCCAAAGATTTGGTAGGCGATGTACAGCATGCCAAAAGTACCGACCACCTCAGACGTTTATTGAGTTCCGATGGCGGTGGTGTTATTTTTACCACTATAGAGAAGTTCAGGTTAAAAGAACTAGCGGACGGAAAAGAAGTACAGCACCCTATTTTGAGTGAACGCTTTAATCTTATAGTCATGGCCGACGAGGCGCACCGCACCCAGTACGGATTTGAAAGTGGCGGTTTTGCGCAGAACATTCGCCGGGCCTTGCCCAATGCCTCATTTATTGGTTTTACCGGTACGCCGGTAGATAGTAAGGATGCGGATACCGAACAGGTTTTTGGCCCCACCATTCACACCTACGATATTAAACAAGCCGTAGAAGACGGTGCCACGGTGCCCATTTACTACGAGCCCAAAATGGTACCGCTCAACATAAAGGCGCAATACACCCAAGAATTGGAAGAGGTAGAGGAACAGGCCGAAGATACCACAGTAGGGGTTTGGGCTGCGGTGGAAGATGCGGCAGGTGCCGAGGATCGCGTAAAGACCGTTGCAAAGGATATTTTAGAGCACTTTAACGCACGCACTGCAACATTGGACGGCAAGGCCATGATCGTATGTATGAGCCGCAGAAACTGCGTAAAAATGTACGATGCCTTGACCGCCTTGGAAGGTTGTCCCGAAATTGCCGTGATCATGACCAGCAACCCGGGCAAAGACCCCGTGAGCTGGAATCCCCACATGCGGACCAAAGATGCCATGGAAGCGGTAAAGGCAAGATTCAAGAACCCGGAAGACCCACTTAAAATGGTCATTGTACGCGATATGTGGCTCACTGGTTTTGATGCTCCCTGTGCCCATACCATGTATGTGGACAAGATTATGAAAGGCCATAATTTAATGCAGGCCATTGCCCGTGTCAATCGGGTTTTTGAAGGTAAACCCAATGGATTGGTGGTCGATTTTATCGGTATCTCAGGTTTTCTGGCAGAAGCCACCAAAAAATACACCGGTAGCGGCGGGGCGGGTAAACCCACTTTAGATCTGGATGCAGCGGTGGAATTGTGTTTAGAGCAATTAAGCATAGTCAAATCCTTAGTGGGAGGGTTTGAATTGGATACGATCAATGGGATGCCTGCCACGGAGAAAATGAAGTGGACAACAGATGTCGTAAACAGGTTGTTAAAAGACGATGCCACGACAGAAGGCTATCTCAAGGAAGAACGAAAGTTGAGCGAGTTGATGGCCATGACCAGTTCAGATGAACGGATTTGGGCAATACAGGAAGAGGTGGCCATCCTTCAAAAATTCAGGGAGCAGATACGAAAAATAAAATATCCGCCAGGAGCACAACGCACCAAAAACGACCGTATAAAGGACCTCATCAGCAGGTCTTTGGAATCACAGGCCATTGTAGACTTAGCGGCCATGTACAATCTTGATAAAATCGATATTTCAATTATAGACGACTCTTTCCAAGCTATTGTAAAGGACAAAGGCGCCGAAAACATAAAAATAGAGCTCCTGCGCCGCATTATCAACGATGAGTTGAAAGTGCGTATGAGCAAGAACATCAAAAAAGGACGTAAGCTCAAGGAAGAACTAGAGAAAGTACTGGGCAAATACCATAAGAATAGTTTGGATTCCATCGCCGCAATAAAGCATTTGCTGGATATTGCGAACGACATGAAGGAAGATGATAAGCGAACCAAGGAACTAGGGCTTACCGAAGACGAACTCGCTTTTTACGATCTACTTTCCGCCAATAGTGCCATCTTGAACGAGGCCGGCCCAGTTCAGGATTTGGTACATAACGTGGTAGCGTCCGTAAAGAAAAACCTGCAATTGGACTGGACCAAGAAAGAAGATGCCAAAGCAGCTATTCGCCTGGCAGTCAAAAAAGAACTCCGGGGCAAAGTCCCTTTCTCCGAATTGGACAAGCTACTAAAAGAAGTTATTGAACAGGCCGAAGGGCAGTATGCGGAGTGGCCGTTGCTTGGTTGA